In Excalfactoria chinensis isolate bCotChi1 unplaced genomic scaffold, bCotChi1.hap2 Scaffold_409, whole genome shotgun sequence, the sequence ACACTAAAAGTAAggaacacaacttccctgagatttgattctttGCAGGAGAGattgaggatctgggggacttcacagaaaaactggttgacaacattgccttggcagagaggcagtgaaaatgtactggcagtgtgcagcacgGAAAGGAgaaccccagtgccccaggcagctgctgccatggtggcacaagctctgctgtccatcaaggtcccgtagtgcaggggcttgcagatggcaacgtagcggtcataggacatgatggtgagaagggaatactctgctgagatgaagaaggaaaagcaaaagagctgtgcagcacatcctgcgtaggagatggccctggtgtcccagagggcgttggccatggctttggggagagtggtggagatgcagcccaggtcgaggagggccaggttgagcaggaagaagtacatgggggtgtgcaggcggcggtcgcaggctacggctgtgctgatgaggccattgcccaggagggcagccaggtagatgcccagcaagagccagaagtgcaggagctgcagctgccgcgtgtctgccaacggcagcaggaggaactcgctgatggagctgctgttgggcatctgctgttcctgggcttggagtcctgctcagagtgcagaagataatgacaagtccagatCATACTCAGAGACATTcctcctgctatactataaatttttcttttctctttggaaaagtgatcatttaactccag encodes:
- the LOC140265056 gene encoding olfactory receptor 14C36-like gives rise to the protein MPNSSSISEFLLLPLADTRQLQLLHFWLLLGIYLAALLGNGLISTAVACDRRLHTPMYFFLLNLALLDLGCISTTLPKAMANALWDTRAISYAGCAAQLFCFSFFISAEYSLLTIMSYDRYVAICKPLHYGTLMDSRACATMAAAAWGTGVLLSVLHTASTFSLPLCQGNVVNQFFCEVPQILNLSCKESNLREVVFLTFSVSLFFGCFVFIVVSYVQIFLAVLRMPSEHGRHKAFSTCLPHLAVVSLFLSTGMYAYLNPHSVSSPSMDLMVALMYSVVPPALNPLIYSIRNSEVKDVVRNVITRCVSKAVYCTSF